In one Lolium rigidum isolate FL_2022 chromosome 3, APGP_CSIRO_Lrig_0.1, whole genome shotgun sequence genomic region, the following are encoded:
- the LOC124698705 gene encoding peroxidase 1-like, translated as MKRNTSCVLLPVAIVLVLLGSALAQLDTAFYSRTCPKVEEIVREEMVRIISAAPSLAGPLLRLHFHDCFVRGCDASVLLDSTAGNPAERDAKPNKSLRGFGSVERVKAKLEAACPGTVSCADVLALMARDAVVLAKGPTWQVALGRRDGVVSSATEASDELPPSFGDVPLLSKIFASKGLDVKDLVVLSGAHTLGTAHCPSYADRLYASAGNGGVVDPSLDSEYAEKLRMKCKSVDDRSMLSEMDPGSYRTFDTSYYRQVAKRRGLFRSDAALLTDDTTRDYVQRVATGMFDDAFFRDFAESMAKMGNVSVLTGVEGEIRKKCYVVNKSYY; from the exons ATGAAAAGGAATACATCGTGTGTGCTGCTTCCTGTGGCCATCGTGCTGGTGCTCTTGGGCTCGGCGTTGGCTCAGCTGGACACTGCGTTTTACAGCCGGACATGCCCCAAGGTGGAGGAGATCGTCCGCGAGGAGATGGTGAGGATCATCTCCGCCGCGCCCAGCCTCGCCGGCCCGCTGCTCAGGCTTcacttccacgactgcttcgtcaGG GGTTGCGATGCCTCCGTCCTCCTCGACTCTACGGCAGGCAATCCGGCAGAGAGGGACGCCAAGCCTAACAAGAGCCTGCGAGGCTTCGGCTCCGTGGAGCGGGTCAAGGCCAAGCTTGAGGCCGCCTGCCCAGGCACCGTCTCCTGCGCCGACGTCCTCGCCCTCATGGCTCgcgacgccgtcgtgctggccaaGGGACCCACCTGGCAGGTGGCGCTGGGACGGAGAGACGGCGTGGTGTCCAGCGCCACGGAGGCGAGCGACGAGCTGCCTCCGTCCTTCGGCGACGTCCCTCTGCTCTCCAAGATCTTCGCCTCCAAGGGGCTGGACGTCAAGGACCTCGTCGTCCTCTCCGGCGCGCACACCCTCGGCACGGCGCACTGCCCGTCGTACGCCGACCGGCTCTACGCCTCCGCCGGCAACGGCGGCGTCGTCGACCCGTCGCTGGACAGCGAGTACGCCGAGAAGCTGAGGATGAAGTGCAAGAGCGTGGACGACAGGAGCATGCTGTCGGAGATGGACCCCGGAAGCTACAGGACCTTCGACACCAGCTACTACCGCCAAGTCGCCAAGCGGAGGGGCCTCTTCCGCTCCGACGCCGCGCTGCTCACCGACGACACCACCAGGGACTACGTCCAGCGCGTCGCCACCGGAATGTTCGATGACGCCTTCTTCAGGGATTTCGCCGAGTCCATGGCCAAGATGGGAAACGTCAGCGTGCTCACCGGAGTGGAGGGAGAGATCAGGAAAAAGTGCTACGTCGTCAACAAAAGTTACTATTAA